The following coding sequences lie in one Sporomusaceae bacterium FL31 genomic window:
- the addB gene encoding ATP-dependent helicase/deoxyribonuclease subunit B, protein MALRLILGRTGSGKTRHCLEEIREQLRQSPEGSPLVLILPEHATFQVERELAATPGIEGFTRASVFGFRRLAHRVLLDTGGAVRPQITELGKRLVLGKLLRDNRQQLKVLGRAANQRNFTETLAGMIQEFKSYAVTPELLQQTAETAEQASLRDKLSDLALLYREFNLLLAGQYTDPEDCLTLLAEKLPQSNLLQQAEVWVDGFSWFNPQEAMVLSTLLTTAANVTVTLCLSDAGNDQHQTETALFHRQWNTWRKLTLMAQNLGVAIEEIELTDARRFDQAPVLHHIEQNFFCFPPQAFTGAGSKSLAVVEAANRRVEIEGIAADILRLCRDEGYRWRDVAILLRDTASYGELIETVLADYDIPFFSDSKRQPVHHPLAELLRSALESIERWSYEPLFRCFKTDFFPLTRGQIDDLENYVLEFGIRGTRWSKPEPWTFVRRLSLGESDEVNDEQQQVLDYINELRQLAIGPLLEFSVQFRAAANVTERTIALYTLLEVLGVPEKLEQWAITAEQDGELDQAREHRQIWDSIIQLLEQLVETCGDQQLDLEEYSAIVADGLEGLKLSLIPPGLDYVTISSLEQNSVTNSKAVYLLGVNDGVLPKRGRGEGLLTDEERAYMASSGLELAPGAAADNFAERFLVYTALTRSAHFLWVSFPLADEEGKGLSPSIVVKRLKEIAGVGVSRSLPLEISAGSEPIMLVHPRRALAGLAANLRQYKAGQPIQPLWWDVYNWSRQSASYRNQLKQVIAGLFHGNSAGLLPPELAGKLYAGNKRLRGSVTRFESFQACPFKHFAQYGLSLKERAIFRLQAPDLGQFLHAALKEFGERMKAAGRDWGSVSQSEYGQICSEVVNALAPKLQNEILLSTEQHKHLLGRIQRTVERSVQRLIEFDRATKFKPLAFEQNFGRGDAALPPLVYPLADGYTLELAGQIDRIDQVEYNGRRYILVIDYKSGGAWLKLVDVYYGLKLQLLTYLLVVQKAAQQLFGTEECLPAGVLYYFLKNPSVASTIRLSTEEIHKAINNQLKMPGWVLADQEIVRLLDSAMESKSEFLKIALKKDDTFYSHSLAYIKTKDEFSSLLEHVEVVLAETGQRILTGEIAINPSSLQQAQACTYCRYLPVCQFDHLLPENQYRELADLADDVILQALARKEATV, encoded by the coding sequence ATGGCATTAAGGTTGATTTTAGGCAGAACGGGTTCAGGAAAAACCCGCCATTGTCTTGAGGAAATCCGGGAACAGCTGCGGCAGTCACCGGAAGGCAGCCCTTTGGTGCTCATTCTGCCAGAGCATGCGACTTTTCAGGTTGAGCGGGAATTGGCAGCAACTCCTGGTATTGAGGGGTTTACCAGGGCCTCGGTATTTGGCTTTCGCCGGCTGGCCCACCGGGTTCTCTTAGATACCGGGGGAGCGGTCCGGCCTCAAATTACTGAATTAGGAAAGCGCTTGGTATTAGGCAAGCTGCTGAGGGACAACCGCCAGCAGCTAAAAGTGCTGGGGCGGGCTGCTAATCAGCGGAATTTTACAGAAACACTGGCCGGGATGATTCAGGAGTTCAAAAGCTACGCGGTTACACCAGAACTTTTGCAGCAAACCGCTGAAACTGCCGAGCAGGCCAGTTTGCGTGATAAACTCAGCGATTTGGCACTGCTGTACCGCGAGTTTAATCTGCTGTTGGCCGGACAGTATACCGATCCCGAGGATTGTCTAACTTTATTGGCCGAGAAACTGCCGCAATCCAATTTGCTGCAGCAGGCTGAAGTCTGGGTTGATGGCTTTAGCTGGTTTAATCCCCAGGAAGCCATGGTATTAAGTACGCTGCTTACAACAGCGGCTAACGTAACCGTAACGTTATGTCTCAGTGATGCTGGCAATGATCAGCACCAAACCGAGACAGCGCTGTTTCACCGGCAATGGAATACCTGGCGCAAACTTACCCTAATGGCACAAAATCTGGGTGTAGCCATCGAGGAAATCGAGCTGACTGATGCCAGGCGCTTTGATCAGGCCCCCGTATTGCACCATATTGAGCAAAACTTTTTTTGCTTTCCGCCCCAAGCCTTTACTGGTGCCGGGAGCAAAAGCCTGGCTGTAGTGGAAGCAGCGAACCGGCGGGTTGAAATTGAAGGAATTGCCGCCGATATCCTTCGCTTATGCAGGGATGAGGGTTATCGTTGGCGTGATGTCGCTATTTTATTACGGGATACAGCCAGCTATGGTGAGCTTATTGAAACCGTGCTGGCTGATTATGATATTCCGTTTTTTAGTGACAGTAAGCGTCAGCCTGTTCATCACCCGTTAGCCGAGTTATTGCGCTCAGCCCTTGAGAGTATTGAGCGCTGGAGTTATGAGCCCTTGTTTCGCTGTTTTAAAACTGATTTTTTTCCGCTTACGCGCGGACAAATTGACGATTTAGAAAACTATGTTCTGGAATTCGGTATCCGGGGGACACGCTGGTCCAAACCAGAGCCGTGGACTTTTGTTCGCCGTCTTTCCTTGGGTGAAAGTGATGAAGTGAATGATGAACAACAACAAGTTTTAGACTATATCAATGAACTAAGACAACTGGCAATAGGTCCGTTATTGGAATTCAGCGTTCAATTCCGGGCGGCTGCCAATGTCACTGAACGTACAATTGCCTTGTATACCTTGTTAGAGGTGCTAGGTGTACCCGAGAAGCTGGAACAATGGGCCATCACTGCTGAACAGGACGGGGAATTGGATCAGGCCCGTGAGCACCGGCAGATTTGGGATAGTATCATTCAACTGTTGGAGCAGCTGGTGGAAACCTGCGGCGATCAGCAGCTTGATTTGGAAGAATACTCAGCCATTGTTGCCGATGGGCTGGAAGGACTCAAGCTTAGTTTAATTCCACCTGGCTTGGATTATGTCACCATCAGCAGCTTGGAACAAAATAGTGTTACCAACAGTAAGGCCGTTTATTTACTCGGAGTTAATGATGGCGTGCTACCAAAGCGTGGCCGGGGCGAGGGCTTGTTGACTGATGAAGAGCGTGCTTATATGGCAAGCTCGGGACTGGAACTAGCTCCAGGTGCTGCAGCCGATAATTTTGCCGAGCGATTTCTGGTCTATACGGCCTTAACCCGCAGTGCTCATTTTCTTTGGGTCAGCTTTCCGCTGGCGGATGAGGAAGGAAAAGGTCTGAGTCCTTCGATTGTCGTGAAGCGGTTAAAAGAAATCGCCGGGGTGGGGGTAAGCAGAAGTTTACCGTTAGAGATTTCGGCAGGCAGTGAACCCATCATGCTGGTTCATCCACGCCGTGCTTTGGCCGGATTGGCTGCTAATTTGCGTCAATATAAGGCCGGGCAGCCGATACAGCCGCTTTGGTGGGATGTCTATAACTGGAGCCGCCAGTCTGCATCGTATCGCAATCAGCTTAAGCAAGTGATCGCTGGTCTGTTTCATGGGAATTCGGCCGGATTGCTGCCGCCGGAATTGGCTGGAAAACTTTACGCCGGCAATAAAAGGCTGCGCGGAAGTGTGACCCGGTTTGAGAGTTTTCAGGCCTGCCCATTTAAGCATTTTGCCCAATATGGACTTAGTTTGAAAGAACGGGCAATATTCCGACTGCAGGCGCCTGATTTAGGGCAGTTTTTGCATGCTGCGCTAAAAGAATTTGGTGAGCGTATGAAAGCAGCCGGCCGGGATTGGGGCAGTGTAAGCCAGTCTGAATATGGACAAATATGCAGCGAAGTCGTCAATGCATTGGCACCCAAGCTGCAAAACGAAATCCTGCTCAGCACCGAGCAGCATAAACACTTGCTGGGCAGAATACAACGGACTGTCGAGCGGTCAGTACAGCGGCTGATTGAATTTGACCGCGCTACAAAGTTTAAGCCACTGGCCTTTGAACAAAACTTTGGCCGGGGTGATGCGGCTCTGCCACCTTTGGTTTATCCGTTGGCGGATGGCTATACGCTGGAGCTGGCTGGTCAGATTGACCGGATCGATCAGGTCGAATATAATGGCCGCCGGTATATTTTAGTCATTGATTATAAATCAGGCGGGGCCTGGCTGAAACTGGTTGACGTATATTATGGCTTGAAATTGCAGCTGCTCACCTATTTGCTGGTTGTTCAAAAAGCGGCACAGCAATTATTTGGTACTGAGGAGTGCCTGCCTGCCGGCGTGTTGTATTATTTCTTAAAAAACCCCAGTGTGGCATCAACCATACGATTAAGTACTGAAGAAATCCACAAAGCCATTAATAATCAACTTAAAATGCCAGGCTGGGTATTAGCCGATCAGGAGATTGTCCGTTTACTGGATTCGGCTATGGAAAGTAAATCTGAATTTTTAAAGATCGCCTTGAAAAAAGATGATACGTTTTATAGTCACAGCTTGGCATATATCAAGACCAAGGATGAGTTTTCAAGTTTGCTGGAACATGTGGAAGTGGTTCTGGCTGAGACCGGACAGCGAATATTGACCGGAGAAATTGCGATCAATCCATCTTCGCTGCAGCAGGCTCAGGCGTGTACGTATTGCCGTTATCTGCCGGTGTGTCAATTTGACCACTTATTGCCGGAAAACCAATATCGGGAACTGGCCGATCTTGCTGATGACGTGATTTTACAAGCGCTGGCCCGAAAGGAGGCGACCGTGTGA
- the sbcC gene encoding nuclease SbcCD subunit C: protein MRPLRLTISAFGPYAGVQQLDFADLKGRSFFLIHGPTGSGKTTILDAICFALYGDTSGTSRDAKSVRSDHAASQTPTEIEFDFSIGTAAYRIHRSPEQVRPKKRGDGTTVKAAEAVLWKLDHEAEPKLLVSGWSDVTKKAETLLGFKSSQFRQVVLLPQGDFRKLLTANSSERQEIMQTLFKTEFYRYIEENLKGKAQELKKEFEELNRERLWVQSEAGVESTVDLAEKLQANQQSLAEVTTQLTELALQLKQARQAVDEGRKDQEKLTEQANALQDLAQYQEKAGLVEEKRIELQRAQKAAALFDAEALIKQLNQEIVLLEKAAKEHDQQLEQAKLRSVNADQKLAAESAREPERQAATNELIELGQLKEKIAGIEQAQQAVVTARKTAEQALSDKTAVAARVENIKHATQQKTQEVQALLEQAAKAVSCQAAIDDRSRIVTRHQALAAAQRDFVAAAKRLTETEKALQDLDKRYHAARAELASLQQDWVRSQAAVMASQLTPGLACPVCGSLEHPQLAVGAEKAPDEQQLKAQQLVVEQLEREREVLRTGLSNQQTECGTMANRVIDLEQELGEQRHVAIGSLLEELQTLKAEYSQAVTAEKQAAVIQKALQELGENEKAAVLQLEAAETMWLKSDSAWKAAEAILTERQSVVPAQFHNPTALGQAYSQALERQKQLKESLENAQKAAQEAAQQATKSQAQLENALSNIKDRQVRCLTAKNDFISRLQEAGFGDQSDYTQAKKSTDYLSKLADRIKNFDERLVVAKERWQRAQEAAANVKQPDIAALEQVVVTLETSHQSVLTEQIRLTSLVTQQGQWLSKLQNFSGKIEKIEQRFGVIGRLAEVANGGNEQRLTFQRFVLRSLLADVADAANQRLRTMSRGRYNLQTTDERARKNAAGGLDLEVFDQYTGSARGVGTLSGGETFLASLSLALGLADVVQSYAGGIHLDTILVDEGFGTLDPESLDFAIRALIDLQKGGRLVGIISHVPELKERIDARLEVCTSQYGSTAYFRVG from the coding sequence ATGAGACCATTGAGGCTGACAATCAGTGCTTTTGGTCCTTATGCCGGAGTTCAGCAGCTTGATTTTGCTGATTTAAAAGGCCGGTCTTTTTTTCTTATTCATGGTCCAACCGGTTCAGGAAAAACCACTATTTTAGATGCCATTTGTTTTGCCCTCTACGGCGACACCAGCGGAACTTCCCGGGATGCAAAAAGTGTGCGCAGTGATCATGCTGCCTCGCAAACGCCTACCGAGATCGAGTTTGATTTTAGTATTGGCACAGCCGCTTACCGCATACACCGCAGTCCGGAGCAAGTGCGGCCTAAAAAGCGTGGCGACGGGACAACAGTAAAGGCGGCCGAAGCTGTTTTGTGGAAACTTGATCATGAGGCCGAGCCTAAGCTGCTGGTGTCTGGCTGGAGTGATGTAACGAAAAAGGCAGAAACACTGCTGGGCTTTAAAAGCAGTCAATTTCGGCAAGTGGTCTTGCTGCCCCAAGGTGATTTTCGCAAGTTATTAACCGCCAACTCCAGTGAACGTCAGGAGATTATGCAGACCTTATTCAAAACTGAATTCTATCGGTATATTGAAGAAAATCTTAAAGGCAAGGCTCAGGAACTCAAAAAAGAATTTGAAGAACTAAATCGCGAGCGTTTATGGGTGCAAAGTGAAGCTGGTGTGGAATCGACAGTGGATCTGGCCGAGAAACTGCAGGCTAATCAGCAAAGCTTAGCTGAAGTGACCACGCAATTGACGGAGTTGGCATTACAGTTAAAACAAGCTCGACAAGCTGTAGATGAAGGGCGAAAAGACCAAGAGAAATTGACTGAACAAGCCAATGCGCTGCAGGATTTGGCTCAATATCAAGAGAAGGCCGGCTTGGTTGAAGAGAAAAGAATTGAGCTGCAGCGGGCTCAAAAGGCAGCAGCATTGTTTGATGCGGAAGCCTTGATTAAGCAGCTCAATCAGGAAATTGTCCTGTTAGAAAAGGCAGCTAAAGAGCATGATCAGCAATTGGAGCAGGCAAAGCTGCGCTCAGTGAATGCAGACCAAAAGTTAGCCGCTGAGTCAGCACGGGAGCCAGAACGTCAGGCTGCCACGAATGAGCTGATTGAATTAGGTCAGTTAAAAGAAAAGATAGCCGGGATTGAGCAAGCTCAGCAGGCAGTTGTTACGGCTCGCAAGACTGCTGAACAGGCACTGAGCGATAAAACCGCAGTTGCAGCCCGGGTTGAAAACATTAAACATGCCACTCAACAGAAAACACAAGAAGTTCAAGCTTTGCTGGAGCAGGCGGCAAAAGCGGTCAGTTGTCAAGCGGCGATTGATGATCGCAGTCGTATCGTGACCAGGCATCAAGCTTTGGCAGCTGCCCAAAGGGACTTTGTAGCTGCTGCCAAGCGGTTAACGGAGACGGAGAAAGCATTACAAGACTTGGATAAGCGTTATCATGCTGCCAGAGCAGAACTAGCCAGCTTACAGCAAGATTGGGTGCGTAGTCAGGCTGCGGTGATGGCCAGTCAGCTAACTCCAGGGCTTGCCTGTCCGGTATGTGGTTCATTGGAACATCCCCAGCTGGCTGTTGGGGCCGAGAAGGCACCTGACGAACAGCAGTTAAAAGCCCAGCAGCTTGTTGTTGAGCAATTAGAGCGGGAGCGGGAAGTGCTGCGGACTGGGCTTAGTAATCAGCAGACCGAATGCGGTACTATGGCCAACCGGGTCATAGATTTGGAGCAGGAATTAGGCGAACAGCGTCATGTGGCTATCGGGAGCTTATTAGAAGAACTGCAAACGCTGAAAGCCGAATATAGCCAGGCCGTAACGGCTGAGAAGCAAGCTGCAGTAATTCAAAAGGCGCTTCAGGAACTTGGTGAGAACGAAAAGGCTGCAGTTCTGCAGCTCGAAGCGGCCGAGACCATGTGGCTGAAGTCTGATAGTGCCTGGAAAGCGGCTGAGGCTATTCTAACTGAGCGGCAGTCTGTTGTTCCTGCTCAGTTTCACAATCCAACCGCGCTAGGTCAAGCTTACAGTCAAGCTTTAGAGCGTCAGAAACAGCTGAAAGAAAGCTTGGAAAACGCCCAGAAGGCCGCGCAAGAGGCTGCCCAGCAAGCAACCAAAAGTCAGGCTCAGCTAGAAAATGCTTTAAGCAATATCAAGGATCGTCAGGTGCGCTGTTTGACTGCAAAGAATGATTTTATCAGCCGTCTACAAGAAGCTGGCTTTGGGGATCAAAGTGACTATACTCAAGCTAAAAAATCAACCGATTACCTTAGTAAATTGGCGGATCGGATCAAGAATTTTGATGAGAGGCTGGTTGTGGCTAAGGAACGCTGGCAACGTGCTCAGGAAGCGGCTGCCAATGTGAAGCAACCAGATATTGCGGCACTGGAGCAGGTTGTTGTCACTTTGGAGACAAGCCATCAGTCAGTATTAACCGAGCAGATCCGGTTAACCAGTTTGGTGACTCAGCAAGGACAGTGGCTGAGTAAACTTCAAAATTTCAGCGGTAAAATAGAAAAAATTGAGCAGCGTTTTGGCGTCATTGGCCGTCTGGCTGAAGTAGCTAATGGCGGCAATGAACAAAGACTAACTTTCCAACGGTTTGTGCTGAGGAGCTTACTTGCTGATGTAGCAGATGCAGCAAATCAACGACTTAGAACCATGAGTCGCGGCCGCTATAATTTGCAGACTACCGATGAGAGAGCGCGGAAAAATGCCGCCGGCGGCTTGGATTTAGAGGTGTTTGATCAATACACCGGCTCAGCCCGCGGTGTCGGGACGCTGTCCGGCGGGGAAACATTTTTAGCATCGCTGTCTTTGGCATTGGGACTGGCGGACGTTGTGCAGTCTTATGCCGGAGGCATTCATTTAGATACTATCTTAGTGGATGAGGGTTTTGGTACTCTTGATCCCGAGTCACTGGACTTTGCCATTCGAGCCTTGATTGACTTGCAAAAAGGCGGCCGACTGGTGGGGATTATTTCACATGTCCCGGAACTTAAGGAACGTATTGATGCCAGATTAGAAGTGTGTACCAGCCAATATGGCAGTACAGCTTATTTTCGGGTAGGATAG
- the sbcD gene encoding nuclease SbcCD subunit D has protein sequence MQQEGINMRFIHTSDWHLGRIFHGLHLTADQAYILDQFVDFVGDAKPDAVVIAGDIYDRAVPPTEAVELLDDVLSKILMDHQTPIIIIAGNHDSPERLGFGNKLLARQGLHVVGSLPSQLEPIVLTDRFGPVYFVPLTYAEPALVRERLQTTAVDHEQALQAMVTHSLNKIPGQARKVAIAHAFIAGSLESESERPLSVGGSSMVNAGIFKPFHYTALGHLHNSQQAGGSNIRYSGSLLKYSFAEATQRKGINLVEIDEQGQVKVDLVSLTPRRDVRCLDGYFKDIMKGPQPDCCADDYIMVTLRDVEPILDARAQLQPLYPNILQVDKPYPTNRGNLQGPAADHRRFSETELFGAFFAQMTGQELSPVQAEQFAAVLEELYREQREVKL, from the coding sequence ATGCAGCAGGAGGGAATCAACATGCGGTTTATTCATACATCAGACTGGCATTTAGGACGGATTTTTCATGGATTGCATTTAACAGCCGATCAGGCCTATATTTTAGATCAGTTTGTCGATTTTGTTGGTGATGCTAAGCCCGATGCCGTGGTGATAGCAGGAGATATTTATGACCGGGCAGTTCCCCCGACTGAAGCGGTGGAACTGCTGGACGACGTACTTTCAAAAATTTTAATGGATCATCAGACGCCGATTATTATCATTGCAGGCAATCATGACAGCCCTGAACGATTGGGGTTTGGCAATAAGCTGCTGGCCCGGCAAGGGCTGCATGTGGTTGGATCACTGCCTTCACAGCTTGAGCCAATTGTGCTCACCGATCGTTTTGGACCCGTATATTTTGTGCCGCTGACTTATGCTGAACCAGCACTGGTACGGGAGCGGCTGCAAACAACGGCGGTCGATCATGAGCAGGCTCTGCAGGCTATGGTGACACATAGCTTAAACAAAATTCCCGGTCAGGCGCGTAAAGTTGCCATTGCCCATGCCTTTATTGCGGGCAGTCTGGAAAGTGAATCTGAACGGCCACTATCCGTGGGCGGCAGCAGTATGGTCAATGCCGGCATATTTAAGCCTTTTCATTATACCGCCTTAGGACATTTACATAATAGTCAGCAGGCTGGCGGGTCAAATATCCGCTATTCCGGTTCCTTATTAAAGTATTCTTTTGCCGAGGCTACCCAGCGTAAAGGCATTAATCTGGTTGAAATTGATGAACAAGGCCAGGTCAAGGTTGATTTGGTCAGCTTGACACCACGCCGTGATGTAAGATGTCTGGATGGTTATTTTAAAGATATTATGAAAGGGCCGCAGCCTGATTGTTGTGCGGATGACTACATCATGGTCACATTACGGGATGTGGAGCCAATCCTGGACGCACGCGCTCAACTGCAGCCGCTTTACCCCAATATTCTGCAAGTAGATAAGCCTTATCCAACAAATAGAGGCAATTTGCAAGGGCCGGCGGCCGACCATCGCCGCTTCAGTGAAACCGAGTTGTTCGGAGCCTTCTTTGCTCAGATGACCGGACAAGAGTTAAGTCCTGTCCAGGCCGAACAATTTGCCGCTGTATTGGAAGAATTGTATCGTGAGCAGAGGGAGGTTAAACTATGA
- the nadC gene encoding nicotinate-nucleotide diphosphorylase (carboxylating), producing MIFSQHMLHRFIAQWLAEDVGSGDITTNSIVPAAYVTKGIIHAKQPGILAGMEAAQAVFRYLAPDIEFIAAVQDGAKLKPQTVIATVAGNARAILTGERLALNLLQHLSGIATKTANLVELVKPHTVRVVDTRKTIPGLRLFEKYAVRIGGGANHRLGLYDAVLIKDNHIKVAGGIAAAIQLARSANSHTVKIEVEVETLAGVAEALAAGADIIMLDNMDLPTMRQAVKQIGGKALVEASGGIHEQSIAAVASTGVDIISVGALTHSVQALDISLDIDEIKGS from the coding sequence ATGATTTTTTCTCAACACATGCTTCATCGTTTCATTGCTCAATGGCTGGCGGAAGATGTTGGCAGCGGCGATATTACCACCAATAGTATCGTGCCGGCAGCCTATGTAACCAAAGGAATTATCCACGCTAAGCAGCCGGGAATCCTGGCCGGAATGGAGGCTGCTCAAGCAGTATTCCGGTATCTGGCGCCAGACATTGAATTTATTGCAGCAGTCCAGGATGGAGCTAAGCTTAAGCCGCAAACTGTTATTGCCACGGTGGCAGGAAATGCCAGGGCTATTCTAACCGGTGAGCGGCTGGCCCTGAATCTTTTACAGCACCTTAGCGGTATTGCCACCAAGACAGCGAATTTGGTGGAACTGGTCAAACCGCATACCGTTCGGGTTGTCGATACCCGGAAAACCATCCCGGGGCTGCGGTTATTTGAAAAATACGCTGTTCGAATTGGCGGGGGCGCCAATCACCGCTTGGGTTTATATGATGCTGTATTGATCAAAGATAATCATATCAAGGTTGCAGGTGGAATTGCTGCCGCCATTCAATTGGCTCGTTCCGCAAATAGCCACACCGTTAAGATTGAAGTTGAGGTTGAGACGCTGGCCGGCGTTGCTGAAGCTCTGGCTGCCGGAGCCGATATCATCATGCTGGATAATATGGATTTGCCGACAATGCGTCAAGCGGTCAAGCAGATTGGCGGTAAAGCACTGGTCGAAGCCTCGGGCGGGATTCATGAGCAAAGCATTGCCGCTGTGGCGTCAACCGGAGTGGATATCATTTCGGTTGGGGCTCTGACTCATTCAGTTCAAGCCTTGGATATCAGTCTGGATATTGATGAAATTAAAGGATCATAA
- a CDS encoding L-aspartate oxidase, translated as MKRRYLVNFDTRKLPERQTDCLIIGGGVAGLFTAWHAARAGAKVIMITKHELTESNSQKAQGGIAAALAADDSPQLHFQDTLTAGAGLCDEEAVQILVNEGREQVKLLLKLGVEFDHDQNGLSMTREGCHSRRRVLHAHGDATGAEIVRALHQQVRADRNIEILESRYAVDLLVEDQCCYGALVLNQVTGQYEVFRSHAVVLATGGAGQLYRHTTNPGVATADGIALAYRAGAEIMDAEFIQFHPTALALANAPSFLISEAVRGEGGLLLDHKGRRFMPEYHELAELAPRDVVARAIHREMVNAASDQVYLDLSPIGRHHIEKRFPNITATCAHYGLDIAKQPIPVAPAAHYMMGGVKINLLGETSIERLYCCGEASCSGVHGANRLASNSLLEGLVFGARIARQIAASGQLPLEQTIHWQQEHLPVLAFADGLELRVKIQQVMSDQVGLTRTAAGLTAAADFFADQSRIKRYAAVHTTQMEVFNMLEAGSLICSAATMRTESRGGHFRLDYPEPVLSWQKHILQKC; from the coding sequence ATGAAACGTCGTTATTTAGTGAACTTTGATACCAGGAAGCTGCCAGAGCGGCAAACCGACTGTTTGATCATCGGCGGTGGTGTGGCCGGTTTGTTTACAGCCTGGCATGCCGCCCGGGCAGGGGCAAAGGTGATCATGATCACCAAACATGAGTTGACAGAAAGTAACAGCCAAAAGGCCCAGGGCGGCATTGCTGCAGCCTTGGCAGCCGATGATTCGCCACAGCTTCATTTTCAGGATACATTAACAGCCGGAGCCGGTTTGTGTGACGAGGAAGCGGTACAAATTCTGGTAAACGAAGGCCGTGAGCAGGTCAAGCTGCTTTTGAAACTGGGTGTAGAATTTGACCACGATCAGAACGGGCTAAGTATGACGCGTGAAGGCTGCCATAGCCGTCGTCGCGTCTTGCACGCACATGGCGATGCAACCGGTGCGGAGATTGTCCGGGCACTGCACCAGCAAGTCAGGGCTGATCGAAATATTGAAATTCTGGAATCGCGTTATGCGGTGGATTTACTGGTAGAGGATCAGTGCTGCTATGGCGCGTTAGTGCTCAATCAAGTAACTGGACAATATGAGGTTTTCCGCAGCCATGCCGTCGTGCTGGCGACAGGTGGTGCCGGGCAGCTCTATCGCCACACCACCAATCCCGGTGTAGCGACTGCCGACGGAATTGCACTGGCCTACCGGGCTGGTGCTGAAATCATGGATGCTGAATTTATTCAGTTTCATCCTACAGCGCTGGCGCTGGCCAATGCTCCAAGTTTTTTGATCTCAGAAGCGGTGCGGGGTGAAGGCGGACTTTTGCTTGATCATAAGGGCAGACGGTTTATGCCGGAGTATCATGAATTGGCCGAATTGGCCCCCCGGGATGTAGTAGCCAGGGCTATTCACCGCGAAATGGTGAATGCTGCAAGTGATCAGGTGTATTTGGATCTCAGCCCGATTGGGCGACATCACATAGAGAAACGCTTTCCCAATATCACAGCCACTTGTGCCCATTATGGCCTGGATATTGCGAAACAGCCTATTCCGGTAGCTCCGGCGGCTCACTATATGATGGGCGGAGTTAAAATTAACTTATTGGGTGAAACCAGCATTGAACGGCTCTACTGTTGTGGTGAGGCAAGCTGTTCCGGCGTGCACGGTGCCAATCGTTTGGCCAGCAACTCGCTCTTGGAGGGGCTGGTGTTTGGAGCCAGAATTGCCCGCCAAATTGCGGCAAGCGGACAGTTGCCGCTAGAGCAGACTATTCATTGGCAGCAAGAACATTTGCCGGTACTGGCTTTTGCGGATGGCCTGGAATTGCGGGTCAAAATTCAACAAGTTATGAGTGATCAGGTAGGATTGACCAGAACGGCAGCCGGTTTAACGGCAGCCGCGGATTTCTTTGCCGATCAAAGCCGGATTAAGCGTTATGCGGCCGTCCATACCACTCAGATGGAGGTGTTCAATATGTTGGAGGCTGGCAGTCTGATTTGTTCAGCAGCCACCATGAGAACTGAAAGCCGCGGCGGTCACTTCCGGCTGGATTATCCAGAACCTGTATTGAGCTGGCAAAAACATATTTTACAAAAATGCTAA
- the nadA gene encoding quinolinate synthase: MDQMDITQLSAEITRLKKERNAVILAHLYQRPEVQEIADFVGDSLELSRQAASTDAAVIVFCGVHFMAETAFILSPDKIVLLPDEQAGCPMANMITADDLRAKKNQLPDAVVVAYVNTSAEVKAESDICCTSANAVKVVQSVPVDKPIIFVPDRNLGSYIIQQTGRPMELWQGWCNTHEWVTADNVAEAKAEHPNALVLAHPECQPEVVALADFVSGTSRLIQYAKESEAHQFIIVTEAGILHQLSKHCPDKQFYLATGKLVCPNMKLTTLPKVKQALENLQPRISVPELIRAKALGCLERMLAIK, from the coding sequence ATGGATCAAATGGATATAACACAGTTATCTGCTGAAATAACTCGCTTGAAAAAGGAACGCAACGCCGTCATACTGGCGCATCTGTACCAGAGACCGGAAGTCCAGGAGATTGCAGATTTTGTCGGCGACTCACTTGAACTTTCCCGACAGGCTGCCAGTACTGACGCTGCGGTCATTGTATTTTGCGGGGTGCATTTTATGGCTGAGACGGCTTTTATTTTATCACCAGATAAAATTGTGCTGCTTCCAGACGAGCAGGCCGGCTGTCCAATGGCCAATATGATCACAGCCGATGATTTAAGAGCCAAGAAAAACCAGTTGCCGGATGCCGTAGTGGTCGCTTATGTTAATACGTCGGCTGAGGTAAAGGCTGAGAGCGATATTTGCTGTACATCCGCCAATGCCGTTAAGGTGGTACAGTCTGTCCCAGTGGACAAGCCCATTATTTTTGTGCCTGACAGAAACCTGGGTTCTTATATTATTCAGCAAACAGGCCGACCGATGGAATTATGGCAGGGCTGGTGCAATACCCACGAATGGGTGACCGCCGACAATGTGGCTGAAGCTAAAGCTGAGCATCCCAATGCGCTGGTTTTGGCGCATCCGGAGTGCCAGCCTGAGGTCGTTGCCCTGGCTGATTTTGTATCAGGGACTTCCCGCTTAATTCAGTATGCTAAAGAGAGTGAAGCCCACCAGTTTATCATTGTCACTGAGGCTGGTATTTTGCATCAACTGAGCAAACATTGTCCTGATAAGCAGTTCTATTTGGCGACCGGCAAGCTGGTTTGTCCCAATATGAAATTAACCACGTTGCCAAAAGTTAAGCAGGCTTTGGAAAACCTGCAGCCGCGCATTAGCGTTCCCGAGCTCATCCGTGCCAAAGCGTTAGGCTGTCTGGAACGCATGCTGGCCATTAAATAA